The Natronincola ferrireducens nucleotide sequence CAATTAAATTAAATGCTATAGTTAGTCAATTAACAAACTTTAGATTGTTTTACTTCTATAGCATATCAAATGCAATAATAAAAATTAGGAGGTATAGTATGAAGGGAAAATCTATTAAAGTGTTAAGTGTTTTATTATGCTTAGCTATGATTGTTGGTTTAGTTGGATGTTCTCAGCCTAGCACAAATCAAGTAGATGCTATTTATAAAGCCGGTACTTATATAGGAACAGCTCAGGGGCACAATGGAGATGTGAAGGTGGAAGTAGAATTTAGTGATACAGCCATTGTATCTGTTAAGATTGTAGAGCACAGTGAGTCAGAGGGTATTAGTGACGTTTCAATTGAACGTATACCTCAAGAGGTTGTAGATGGCCAAACATTAGCTGTGGATTCAGTATCAGGAGCTACCGTTACCTCTAAAGCTATTCTTGCTGCTATAGAAGATGCTGTCAAGCAGGCGGGTGGTGATGTAGAAGCTCTAAAGGGCAATAAAGTTTCTAACAATAGCGGGCAAAATGCCATTGAAATGACAACTGATGTGGTAGTTGTAGGTGCTGGTGGAGCCGGTCTAGCAGCAGCAGCTTCAGCCCATGAGCATGGAGCAAAGGTTATTGTTTTAGAAAAGCAAGCAAATGTAGGTGGTTCTACAGCTTTATCTGGGGGAGGTATTTCTGCTACCGGAACAAGATTCCAAGAGGAGAGAGGTATTAAAGACAGTAAACAATCCTGGATGGACCTTTGGAAAGAGCGGCAGGCTACAAGTAACCCAGATGGCAAATATCCAGATTATAATTTTGTAGATAAGTTTATGGATGCGGCAGTTGTTACTACAGAGTGGCTAGTAGATTATATAGGTCATGCCTATGGAAGTATAGCAGGATTTGGACTTGATCCAGTAGAGAGACTACATTTCTCTGAGACGGATGGCAGTACAAATGGTGGAACTGCTTTAACCCGAAATATTGAGAATTTCATTTTAGGTGAAGGAATTGAAATATTGACAGAAACTCCAGCTAAGGAGTTAATGACTGATGAGAATGGTAATGTAATAGGTGTCATTGCAGAAGGAAAGAATGGAAAAGTAACTATTCATGCAAAAAAAGTTGTATTAGCAGCTGGAGGATATGCTAAGAGCGAAGAGCTATTGGAAAGATTTATCCCAGAGGCTGCTGGAACTGCAGATATAAGTGCAGCAGCAGCTGGTAGTACTGGTGACGGTATAATCATGGCAGAAGAAATAGGAGCAGCATTATATGAAGAGCCTTGGGTGATAGGTCTTGGTGTAGGAACTAAAGTTCCAGGAACCGAAGGTCTGATGATGGATTGGACTAAAGTTTATGTTAATGAGAAGGGCCAGCGTTTTACAAATGAAGAAATACATTATTCAATAGCAACAAATAAAATTTTAGAGCAAGAGTCACCATGGGTAATTTTAGATTCTAATGATGCAAATGCAAATATTGCTGGAGCTCTTGAAGATGCAATAGCATCGGATGAAGTAGTAAAGGCAGATACATTTGAAGCATTAGCAGAAGCTATGGGTGTACCAGTAGATGCTTTTGTTAAGACAATGGAAGCCTTCAATGAAGGGGTAAAAACTGGAAATGACCCAATGGGTAAGAGTAAGGATTATTTAGTTCCAGTTAATAATGCTCCTTACTATGCAATTAAACTATATGGCAAAACTATGGGAACTTTTGCAGGGGTTAAAACCAATGAAACCTACCAAGTTCTACGGGAAGATGGTTCAGTGATCAATAATTTATATGCTGCTGGGGAAAATGCAAATAAAGTATTATATAATCAAGTTTATATGTCTGGCAGTGCGGTACAGTTTGCGTTAACCAGTGGACGTATAGCTGGTGAACATGCAGCACAAAACCTGAAATAAAGGCAAAATAGATTAAAGATGAAGGTTCTTTTGAACTGTTAAAAAACATAAAAAACCCTCAATACACTGATAAGGTGAACTGTACCATAAATGACTGGGGTATTTTGTCTGCACTACCTTTAGCAAAAAATCACTACGAATATTATATAACTCTGTGGTAGATACTATTTTTGAATACATTATAAAAGGAGGTGCAACATATGCCAGGAAAAGCTAAACAGTATGTTGACCAAGGTATGTCATCAGTACAAAATACTGTTAACACATTACAACAAGCCCTTAATTCTGCAGAAAAACCAGACAATAAAAACAAGATTCAACAAGCAATAAACTCTCTTAATGCTGCACAGCAACAATTATCAGGATATCAAGATTAATAAATATTAAAAATATTACTATGAAAATCCAAAAAACACTTTACCCTGATGAATTCAGAGTAAAGTGTTTTTTAAATAGGATACCCATCTTATATCTTATATTAAGGATTCTATCAATAACTAATAATATTATTAACAGAGGAAATGCAGTGAACATAATTGGGTGTAATTAGAAGTGTTTCATAATAGTAAAAAATAGGAATTAGTCTATTATAATAGCAGTAGTTCAGATGGTTATTACTAATAAAAAACAATTTTCATAAAAAATGGAGAACCTCCCTCCATTTTTTATTTCCTCTAATCTACTTTTGGGTTATCTATTTTTTATAGGGTATAAGGGGTATATAGCAATAATATAATGTAGTGTATAGAAAATAGTTAAATGTCAAAATTACTTAATAGTGAACAATCCTTAGAAATAGGGAGAATTTTAGAGGAATTATAGAATAAATGTAGTATATATACATTAACAATATAAGGAAGGTTGGAAAATATGGGGGAAAAACTAAGACAAATCACAGAGGGTCTTGAGGAAAGATATTTATCATCCTTTGCTCAGTTAAGTGTAAATACTAGGGGTCGTAGTAATACAGAAGAAGAGTGTGATGTTCGAACCCCATATCAGCGGGATCGAGACAGAATTATCCACTGCGAATTCTTTAGAAAGCTAAAGGGCAAGACGCAGGTTTTTATTGTAAATAATGATACATTTAGAACAAGATTAACCCATACCTTAGAAGTCAGCCAAATATCTAGAACCATTGCGAGGGCATTGAGGCTAAACGAGGACCTTGTAGAAGCTATAGCTTTAGGCCATGATTTAGGACATACCTGCTTTGGTCATAGTGGTGAAGAAATACTTAATGACGTTGCAGAGTCCTTTAAACATAATGAGCAAAGTTTAAGAATAGTAGATAGGTTAGAAAGAAAAGGAAAGGGTTTGAATCTAACCTTTGAGGTAAGAGATGGTATATTACATCATACAGGAGAAGGAATTCCTGTAACAATGGAAGGAAAATTAGTAAAATTGGTGGATCGTATTACCTATCTTTGCCATGATATTCAGGATAGTATCACAGCTGGTATATTGAAAAGAGAAAATATTCCTAAAAACATTCTAAAAGTTTTGGGGGATGTTCATAGTCAAAGGGTTAATACCTTTGTAAAGGATGTTATCAATGAAACATTAAGGCAACTAGACCTAGGTAATGATAACAATATTTATCAAACAGATACTATTTATGAAACTATGATGGAATTAAGAGCTTTTATGTTTAAAAATGTTTATAATTCAGAATTGTGTATTAGAGAAAAAGAAAAAGCGACTTATATTGTAGAGTTTCTATTTGAATACTTGACTAAAAAACCAGAGGAAATGTCTTCGTTTTATCTTGATATAATAGAAAAAGAAGGATTATCAAGGGCAGTTGTAGATTATATAGCCGCCTGCACTGATAATGATGCCATTAAATTATTTCAAGGAAAGGTCATTCCTTCACCTAAATATTTCTAAAAGCATAGTATTAAAATAAAATTGTCAGAATTTATTTATTTTAATAGATAAGAAGGAATTAAAGAGATTTATGTCGAAATTACTTCGACAGTCCTTATGAGACAAATAAATTTCACTAGGAAGATGATGATTATAAGAAGGAAATTTAAAATTAAAAAAGAATTATATATTAAAAAGATATAATTAGCTAGGTGGTATAAATGGAAAACTACTTTCCTGATGAACTTATTCAAGAGGTAAAAGATAAAACTGATATTGTAAGCGTCATATCCCAATATGTAGATTTAAAAGCTTCTGGTACATCCTATAAAGCCCTATGTCCTTTTCATAACGAAAAAACACCATCCTTTATGGTAAATGGTGAAAAACAGGTATTTAAATGCTTTGGATGTGGTGAAGGTGGAGATGTGATTGGCTTTATCATGAAGAGGGAGAATTTAGACTTTGTTGAAGCTGTAAAATTATTGGCACAACGTGCCAATATATATATAAATCAAGCAACTACCTCAAATGAAATAAAGGAGAATCGGAAAAAACAAAACAGCTATTATGACATAAATAGACGTGCAGGAAGATGTTTTTATGATAACCTAGTACAAAGAAAAAATGAAGCCCTAGACTATTTAATAAAGAGGGGATTAACAATTAAAACAATTAGATCCTTTGGGTTGGGTTATGCTTTAAATGGTTGGAATCATTTAATGAATTATTTAATTAAGGAAGGTTTTAAAAAGGAAGATATAGAAAAATCAGGATTAATTGTTGAAAACAAGCAAAAGGATGGACACTATGACCGATTTAGAAATCGTATTATGTTTCCTATATTTGATATTCGTGGAAATGTAATAGGATTTGGAGGAAGGGTATTGGATGATTCTCTTCCCAAATATCTTAACTCTCCAGAAACATCCTATTTCAACAAAAGAGAAGTGTTGTATGGGTTGCATATAGCAAGAAAACACGCTGAAAATAAGCAAGGAATTTTAGTAGAAGGCTATATGGATGTTATTATTCTTCATCAATATGGCTTTAAAAATACTATAGCAACCTTAGGCACCTCCCTAACAAAAGATCATGCTATGCTACTAAAAAGATATTTTAATGAGGTTGTTATATGCTTTGATGGAGACAAGGCTGGCACAAAAGCAACCCTAAGAAGTATAGAAATACTGCAAAATGTCGATATAGATATTAAAGTAATAATATTACCAGAAAATATAGATCCTGATGATTTTATTAACAAAAATGGCAAAACTGCTTTTGAAGAAAAAATTCAACATGCTCTGAGCTTTATAGATTATAAAATTTATTTATCTGAACAAAAGTATGGTTCAGGAAGCTTAGAGGATCAGGTTAAATTTGGAAAGGCAATAGCAGCCATTATAAAGGAAATAAAAAGTCCAATTGAACAAGAAGCTTATATAAAAAAGATTGAGGAAAAATTTCATATCTCTAAAGACGCTATCCTCAGAGAAATATATGGTAGAAAGACTAACGTAAATAAAGGCAATAATACTAAGTATAGTTCCAATTACAAAAGAAATAATAAATATATAGAAGCAGTGCCGTTACCTGAACAGAAGGGTCAGATCATTGCTGAAAAGCAATTGTTAAACTATATGTTAACAAACTATGAAGTCATTCCAAATATTCTACAAAGAATTCAGGTAGATGATTTTGTGCTTGAGCACCACAGAACTGTTCTTCAATACATTATAGAGAATCATCATAACATAGTTCAGCTTCAACAAATAAAAGAGGATTTATCCTATATAGCTGAAGAAATAAATGATATATTGCATATGAGCACTCAGCAAATGGATATAAATAAATCATTAGAGAAGTATAAAGTGAATATGAAGAAATACAAACTCCTCTATCAAAGGAAAGAACTTAAAGAAGAACAAAGCGCTATTATGAAAAAGGAGAATTTAAATAAGGAAGAGGTTGAAAGACAATTGTTAAAGCTAGGTGTAAAAATGATGAAAATCAATATAGAACTACAAAAGCTGCAGTTGGAGGAAAGGAGGGAGCAAAATTGAGCAATCTTAAAGAAAATAAAGATAAACAAGAGTCAGTAAAAAAATTAATAGAAAAAGGTAAAAAGAGAGGTATGATTACCTATACAGAAATTATGGATGCTCTAGAGGATATTGATATAGATAAGGATCAAATTGATGAAATTTATGAGCATTTAGCTACGATGGGTATAGATATAGTGGGAGAAAAGGAAGATGATTTAGATATAGATGTGGACGACATCGAATTAGAAAGTGATATTGTAGTTGAGGAACCCATAGAAGATGATGTTGCCTTACTAAAGGGTGTTAATATAGATGATCCCGTAAGAATGTATTTAAAAGAAATTGGAAAAGTTGCGTTATTATCTGGCGACGAAGAAATCCAATTGGCTAAAAGAATGGAGCTTGGAGATGAAGAAGCTAAAAAACGGTTGGTGGAAGCTAACTTAAGGCTTGTTGTAAGTATTGCAAAAAGATATGTGGGTAGAGGGATGTTATTCCTGGATTTGATTCAAGAAGGAAATTTAGGTTTGATCAAAGCAGTAGAGAAATTTGACTACACAAAGGGATATAAATTCAGTACCTATGCTACATGGTGGATTCGTCAAGCTATCACTAGAGCCATTGCAGATCAAGCCCGTACCATAAGAATTCCTGTACATATGGTAGAAACTATTAACAAGCTAATCCGAGTTTCTAGACAATTATTACAGGAATTAGGCCGAGAACCAAGACCTGAGGAAATTGCAGAAGAGATGGATTTATCAGAAGATAAAGTTCGTGAAATACTAAAAATTGCTCAAGAACCTGTATCCTTGGAAACACCAATCGGTGAAGAAGAAGACAGTCACTTAGGAGATTTTATTCCTGATGATGATGCTCCAGCACCAGCTGAAGCAGCAGCCTTTTCCCTATTGAAGGAACAGCTAATTGAAGTGTTAGATACATTGACACCTAGGGAACAAAAAGTTTTGCGCCTACGTTTTGGTTTAGATGATGGAAGAGCTAGGACGCTAGAGGAAGTAGGTAAGAAGTTTGAAGTAACTAGGGAGCGTATACGACAAATAGAAGCCAAAGCCCTTAGGAAATTAAGACACCCTAGCCGTAGTAAGAAATTAAAGGATTATTTAGAATAAATAGAGTAAAGACAATAGATTCGCACATTGCGAATCTATTGTCTTATATAACACTACCAATATTGTTTTTGTTTACCATATTCTATTTTTTTCTTTAGTTCTTCTTTGCTTTCTTGGTTGTCTAGCTGGTCTTGTAGGGTATGCATAATTTGATCCGCCTCTTCCTCCCATTCTTGGGTACGACCACCCCAGCTAAAATGAACCATTTCACTAGGTGGTACAAGCTTTCTCTTTCTTTTATTTGTGTTAGACATAGCTATTCCTCCTTTTCCTTAGTGTAGGAGAAATTTCAAAAAATATGAGGTTATATTTTAAAAGAAAATAAATTTACTAAATGCAACAAATTTATAACAGGAAGGAGTGAATCCTATAATGAAGGTAAAATTAACTCCGAGATTAGAAAAAATAGCTGAGTTGGTATCAAAAAACAGCAGAGTAGCAGATATTGGCACTGACCATGGCTATATAAGTATTTATCTTTTGGAAAAAGGGGTATCCTCTCATATTATTGCCAGTGATGTTAATAAGGGACCACTGGAGACTGCCCGCAAGAATATAGAGGAGCATGGTTATAAACAGGAGGTAGACCTCCGTTTAGGAAGTGGCCTAGAGGTTTTAAGGCCTAAGGAGATAGATACGGCTATTATAGCAGGTATGGGGGGTATCCTTATAGGGGAACTACTCCAGGCTAACCCAGAGGTAACCAATAGTATAGATACCTTTATTCTACAGCCTATGCAGGCCCAGGAGGAACTAAGAAGATATCTAGTGACCAATGGCTTTAAGATACAGAAAGACCTATTGATAAAAGAAGATTTCCGTATATACGAAATTCTTGTAGCTAAGAAGGGTACACAGGAGGTAAAAGATAATATATTCTATGAAATAGGATTTTTCCTTAAAGACAATCCAACAGACTTGGCGACAGAATTTATAGAGGGAAAAATAAAGGTTCAACAAGAGATTATTAATCATGTAAAAAAACA carries:
- a CDS encoding FAD-dependent oxidoreductase gives rise to the protein MKGKSIKVLSVLLCLAMIVGLVGCSQPSTNQVDAIYKAGTYIGTAQGHNGDVKVEVEFSDTAIVSVKIVEHSESEGISDVSIERIPQEVVDGQTLAVDSVSGATVTSKAILAAIEDAVKQAGGDVEALKGNKVSNNSGQNAIEMTTDVVVVGAGGAGLAAAASAHEHGAKVIVLEKQANVGGSTALSGGGISATGTRFQEERGIKDSKQSWMDLWKERQATSNPDGKYPDYNFVDKFMDAAVVTTEWLVDYIGHAYGSIAGFGLDPVERLHFSETDGSTNGGTALTRNIENFILGEGIEILTETPAKELMTDENGNVIGVIAEGKNGKVTIHAKKVVLAAGGYAKSEELLERFIPEAAGTADISAAAAGSTGDGIIMAEEIGAALYEEPWVIGLGVGTKVPGTEGLMMDWTKVYVNEKGQRFTNEEIHYSIATNKILEQESPWVILDSNDANANIAGALEDAIASDEVVKADTFEALAEAMGVPVDAFVKTMEAFNEGVKTGNDPMGKSKDYLVPVNNAPYYAIKLYGKTMGTFAGVKTNETYQVLREDGSVINNLYAAGENANKVLYNQVYMSGSAVQFALTSGRIAGEHAAQNLK
- a CDS encoding deoxyguanosinetriphosphate triphosphohydrolase, translating into MGEKLRQITEGLEERYLSSFAQLSVNTRGRSNTEEECDVRTPYQRDRDRIIHCEFFRKLKGKTQVFIVNNDTFRTRLTHTLEVSQISRTIARALRLNEDLVEAIALGHDLGHTCFGHSGEEILNDVAESFKHNEQSLRIVDRLERKGKGLNLTFEVRDGILHHTGEGIPVTMEGKLVKLVDRITYLCHDIQDSITAGILKRENIPKNILKVLGDVHSQRVNTFVKDVINETLRQLDLGNDNNIYQTDTIYETMMELRAFMFKNVYNSELCIREKEKATYIVEFLFEYLTKKPEEMSSFYLDIIEKEGLSRAVVDYIAACTDNDAIKLFQGKVIPSPKYF
- the dnaG gene encoding DNA primase, which codes for MENYFPDELIQEVKDKTDIVSVISQYVDLKASGTSYKALCPFHNEKTPSFMVNGEKQVFKCFGCGEGGDVIGFIMKRENLDFVEAVKLLAQRANIYINQATTSNEIKENRKKQNSYYDINRRAGRCFYDNLVQRKNEALDYLIKRGLTIKTIRSFGLGYALNGWNHLMNYLIKEGFKKEDIEKSGLIVENKQKDGHYDRFRNRIMFPIFDIRGNVIGFGGRVLDDSLPKYLNSPETSYFNKREVLYGLHIARKHAENKQGILVEGYMDVIILHQYGFKNTIATLGTSLTKDHAMLLKRYFNEVVICFDGDKAGTKATLRSIEILQNVDIDIKVIILPENIDPDDFINKNGKTAFEEKIQHALSFIDYKIYLSEQKYGSGSLEDQVKFGKAIAAIIKEIKSPIEQEAYIKKIEEKFHISKDAILREIYGRKTNVNKGNNTKYSSNYKRNNKYIEAVPLPEQKGQIIAEKQLLNYMLTNYEVIPNILQRIQVDDFVLEHHRTVLQYIIENHHNIVQLQQIKEDLSYIAEEINDILHMSTQQMDINKSLEKYKVNMKKYKLLYQRKELKEEQSAIMKKENLNKEEVERQLLKLGVKMMKINIELQKLQLEERREQN
- the rpoD gene encoding RNA polymerase sigma factor RpoD, producing the protein MSNLKENKDKQESVKKLIEKGKKRGMITYTEIMDALEDIDIDKDQIDEIYEHLATMGIDIVGEKEDDLDIDVDDIELESDIVVEEPIEDDVALLKGVNIDDPVRMYLKEIGKVALLSGDEEIQLAKRMELGDEEAKKRLVEANLRLVVSIAKRYVGRGMLFLDLIQEGNLGLIKAVEKFDYTKGYKFSTYATWWIRQAITRAIADQARTIRIPVHMVETINKLIRVSRQLLQELGREPRPEEIAEEMDLSEDKVREILKIAQEPVSLETPIGEEEDSHLGDFIPDDDAPAPAEAAAFSLLKEQLIEVLDTLTPREQKVLRLRFGLDDGRARTLEEVGKKFEVTRERIRQIEAKALRKLRHPSRSKKLKDYLE
- a CDS encoding tRNA (adenine(22)-N(1))-methyltransferase, translating into MKVKLTPRLEKIAELVSKNSRVADIGTDHGYISIYLLEKGVSSHIIASDVNKGPLETARKNIEEHGYKQEVDLRLGSGLEVLRPKEIDTAIIAGMGGILIGELLQANPEVTNSIDTFILQPMQAQEELRRYLVTNGFKIQKDLLIKEDFRIYEILVAKKGTQEVKDNIFYEIGFFLKDNPTDLATEFIEGKIKVQQEIINHVKKQQSLSATQKHQQSKDKLKKLEEVLQWLKK